The Halomicronema hongdechloris C2206 genome includes a window with the following:
- a CDS encoding ATPase, T2SS/T4P/T4SS family, giving the protein MSSAQVQQGNWRRGRGCSQCFQSGYLGREAIVELLEVDDRIREIMYDGTITQLQHHLSKVGFLSFRGAAIEKLLTGATTSEEVLRVLPRSSLTRKTAADTEVLQLVPSGSDAFAVASEKLTYS; this is encoded by the coding sequence CTGAGTTCAGCTCAAGTTCAGCAGGGAAACTGGCGGCGGGGACGGGGCTGCAGCCAGTGCTTTCAGTCCGGGTACCTAGGCCGCGAAGCCATCGTGGAGCTGCTGGAAGTCGATGATCGCATTCGCGAGATCATGTACGACGGCACCATTACCCAATTGCAACATCACCTCAGCAAAGTCGGCTTCCTATCCTTTCGCGGTGCGGCCATTGAGAAGTTATTGACCGGCGCCACCACCTCTGAAGAAGTGCTCAGGGTGCTTCCCCGCAGTTCTTTGACCCGAAAAACAGCGGCCGATACGGAGGTTTTACAGCTGGTGCCCTCTGGGTCAGACGCATTTGCCGTGGCGTCTGAAAAGCTTACCTATAGCTAA
- a CDS encoding ISKra4 family transposase (programmed frameshift), protein MSPEDQAALAQHSREIAKILHRNSPPEAVDTLEGIETTVRQQMLEHVSPEVGNFFVEACTQTQRGRPRQLKSVLGTLPIREQQAQRLGLEPHGRLSPLFEKCALRVAACQSYGKGETDVSVLTGMSLSHSTLQRLVQRQRETPPEAKQTVTEISVDGGKVRLRHPEKGEPSYWKEYKSARVENLYYGAAFQANDWLQDWLNSQPLANPIICLGDGHRGVWAVFRPIATVETRLEILDWYHLVENLYGVGGSLKRLKQAKALLWEGRVDETQALFTDCALEQARRFCDYLERHRHRIVNYGYFQAEQICSIGSGAVESAIKQIDHRMKLPGAQWVPDNVQQALQVRCAYLNRAYDC, encoded by the exons TTGTCCCCCGAAGACCAAGCCGCCTTAGCCCAGCATAGCCGCGAGATTGCCAAGATTCTGCATCGCAATAGCCCTCCTGAAGCCGTTGACACACTTGAAGGCATTGAAACGACGGTGCGGCAGCAGATGCTGGAGCACGTCAGTCCCGAAGTGGGAA ATTTTTTTGTCGAAGCGTGCACCCAAACCCAACGGGGACGCCCCCGGCAGCTAAAAAGTGTTCTGGGGACCCTCCCGATTCGGGAACAGCAAGCCCAGCGGTTGGGCCTCGAACCCCACGGTCGTCTCAGCCCGCTCTTTGAGAAATGTGCGTTGCGGGTTGCGGCCTGCCAAAGCTATGGGAAAGGCGAAACCGACGTGTCCGTTTTAACGGGGATGTCGTTGAGTCATTCAACGCTGCAACGCCTCGTGCAACGCCAACGTGAGACCCCACCGGAGGCGAAGCAGACGGTCACCGAGATCAGTGTCGATGGCGGTAAAGTGCGCCTGCGGCATCCGGAAAAAGGCGAACCCAGTTACTGGAAAGAATACAAGAGTGCTCGGGTCGAGAATCTGTACTATGGGGCGGCGTTTCAGGCAAATGACTGGCTGCAAGACTGGCTAAATAGCCAACCGTTAGCGAACCCCATCATCTGCCTTGGCGATGGGCATCGGGGCGTCTGGGCGGTGTTTCGTCCCATCGCCACCGTGGAAACCCGTTTAGAAATTCTCGATTGGTACCACTTGGTCGAAAACCTCTATGGAGTTGGGGGCTCATTAAAACGGCTGAAACAAGCCAAAGCTCTGTTATGGGAAGGGCGGGTTGATGAAACCCAGGCGTTATTTACCGACTGCGCTCTGGAGCAAGCCCGGCGATTCTGTGATTACTTGGAGCGACATCGTCACCGAATTGTGAATTACGGCTATTTTCAAGCTGAACAAATCTGTTCGATTGGCTCAGGTGCAGTTGAGTCAGCCATCAAGCAGATTGACCATCGCATGAAACTCCCAGGCGCTCAATGGGTGCCCGACAATGTTCAGCAAGCCTTGCAGGTGCGATGTGCCTATCTGAATAGAGCCTACGATTGTTGA
- a CDS encoding AAA family ATPase — MELRDLLNIRRLEEFPGRNRYRQRFRNNLRMSTRKRFYVFNIYGDSKVGKTFLLKEFRNIALENNSFTSLIQKDLNDIPSIMQKIYEDLKESEVSNPIFEEHYSTYIRLKSKLKNTTDIPEAYIDLIGSNLTNINDFRISPEKEKIKNRLDINRIGQDREIQEGFQKAILDLKKFIKSEIVNSDDRKLLENPIDVLTFELLRALRSAAIDQPIVLFFDDYHINKNILDPWLIGLVETVGSSRGLPGNSIVVISGREKLDRETWLLFDSFISDVKLNRFRANDISVILDHQGIKDEIIKRFISKLTGGVPLHLKDLVKDLRNITKNNIHLDETIVLECYLNNRKTLINRKIFLDLAVPRIINESIYNLLVGTRLKQTSFELFTTIPFLIHRSDGWLYDSLIREKTISYRRSTLNPELQETHRRLGSISFLREPSICAEMKG, encoded by the coding sequence ATGGAACTTAGAGATTTACTTAATATAAGACGCCTAGAAGAGTTTCCAGGGCGAAATAGATATCGACAAAGGTTTCGTAATAATCTTCGAATGTCTACCAGAAAGCGCTTCTATGTCTTTAACATTTATGGAGATAGCAAGGTTGGGAAAACATTCTTATTAAAAGAGTTCAGGAATATTGCCCTTGAAAATAATTCATTTACATCCCTAATCCAAAAAGATCTGAATGATATTCCATCAATAATGCAAAAGATATATGAAGATCTGAAAGAGTCTGAGGTATCAAATCCAATTTTTGAAGAACATTATTCAACCTATATCAGATTAAAGTCAAAGTTAAAGAATACCACGGACATACCCGAAGCGTATATTGATCTAATCGGTAGCAACCTTACCAACATCAATGATTTTAGGATATCTCCTGAGAAGGAAAAGATAAAAAATCGTCTTGATATTAATAGAATTGGACAAGATAGAGAAATTCAAGAAGGCTTTCAGAAAGCGATTTTGGACCTAAAGAAGTTTATTAAGTCAGAAATTGTAAATTCAGACGATAGGAAATTACTTGAAAACCCTATAGATGTTCTAACATTTGAACTCCTAAGAGCACTTAGAAGTGCTGCTATTGATCAACCTATAGTACTTTTTTTTGATGACTATCATATCAACAAAAACATACTGGATCCATGGCTAATAGGATTAGTAGAAACAGTTGGCTCTAGTAGAGGGCTACCAGGAAATTCAATTGTGGTTATCTCAGGTCGTGAAAAGCTAGATAGGGAAACATGGCTCTTATTTGACTCATTTATATCTGACGTCAAGTTAAATCGGTTTAGGGCCAATGATATCTCTGTAATTCTTGATCACCAAGGAATTAAAGATGAGATTATCAAGAGATTTATATCAAAGTTAACGGGTGGCGTTCCTCTTCATCTGAAAGACTTGGTAAAAGATTTGCGGAATATCACAAAAAATAATATTCATTTAGATGAAACTATCGTATTGGAATGCTATCTCAATAATCGTAAAACCTTGATAAATAGAAAAATATTCTTGGATCTAGCGGTCCCTAGAATTATAAATGAAAGTATTTATAATCTCCTCGTGGGTACAAGACTTAAACAAACTAGCTTTGAATTATTCACGACAATTCCTTTTTTAATTCATCGTTCTGATGGATGGCTTTATGATTCCCTAATAAGGGAAAAAACAATTAGTTATAGAAGGTCGACGCTCAACCCTGAACTGCAAGAGACTCATCGAAGGCTGGGGAGCATCTCATTTTTGCGAGAACCCAGCATCTGTGCTGAGATGAAAGGGTAG
- a CDS encoding RAMP superfamily protein, producing the protein MSTLTDAANKVPLMFRAQVEGRCQVQRLIPKALEQDAERWADEWVDKAYPDAPNFGKDVQTRPYALSWRFITNSGQDDGVIRPVIGARGWPFYPGSSMKGVFRQAAHQLERAGELKLGTCDRYCGEKLENNDFRPGILRFHGGYPTDTRWTQNLVDIVHPQQQWQVKSNDKEGGAFIQISLYKPELIVGISSTTPLDDLEWEQIWHIWETALSLGLGCRVSAGYGQPQQRSGDILYRTRLKGQGQAAKLVDGTGEFRPNVFRAAIRGHALRIFGGLTNADQAEGLVQDLFGGIRGGATVGLLSMAFLDTQLELDDFGQGSYSQPTYTVEGELLWRLTRDLPQPQRQALTKLIEALTRFAMVFGGFGKSWRRADHRLVYPDYYDQGYKPLIGCHWEWLGKRSQVRDVRVRKLEKVGDFIAEVRQAAKEWMQLQTRTPQLDTHANWREAWHPDKVQVWGRETDGLEDCEAVRWLHGPYREAIPSVGIPEGSIYRSSITGQMGNVGRLWHRMYPKVRLVKDPENPKKPMPLVTRQYFELVTVFPDDSVESEQLLGFLNGQQTLFKKLWPMPRH; encoded by the coding sequence ATGTCTACTCTCACCGATGCCGCCAACAAAGTTCCCCTGATGTTTCGGGCTCAGGTGGAGGGGCGCTGCCAGGTACAGCGACTGATTCCCAAGGCCTTGGAACAAGATGCCGAGCGCTGGGCCGATGAATGGGTCGACAAAGCCTATCCCGATGCGCCTAATTTTGGCAAAGACGTGCAAACCCGCCCCTATGCTCTGAGCTGGCGCTTCATTACCAATAGCGGTCAAGACGACGGGGTGATTCGTCCGGTAATTGGGGCCAGGGGTTGGCCCTTTTACCCCGGCAGCAGCATGAAGGGCGTATTTCGCCAGGCGGCTCACCAATTGGAACGGGCCGGGGAATTAAAACTGGGGACATGCGATCGCTACTGCGGCGAAAAACTAGAAAATAATGACTTTCGCCCTGGTATTTTACGATTTCACGGCGGCTACCCCACCGACACCCGCTGGACTCAGAACCTGGTGGATATTGTCCATCCCCAGCAGCAGTGGCAGGTCAAATCGAACGATAAGGAAGGCGGGGCATTCATACAGATCTCCCTCTATAAACCCGAGCTGATAGTCGGCATCTCCAGCACTACTCCCCTGGATGACCTTGAATGGGAACAAATCTGGCACATCTGGGAAACGGCGCTGTCCCTGGGGCTGGGCTGCCGAGTCAGTGCTGGCTATGGCCAACCTCAACAACGCAGCGGCGATATTCTCTACCGCACGCGCCTCAAAGGTCAGGGTCAGGCGGCCAAGTTAGTAGATGGCACTGGAGAGTTTCGCCCCAATGTCTTTCGCGCCGCCATCCGGGGCCATGCCTTGCGTATCTTTGGCGGCTTAACCAATGCCGACCAGGCTGAAGGTCTGGTCCAGGATCTCTTTGGTGGCATTAGGGGTGGAGCCACTGTGGGCTTGCTGAGTATGGCCTTTCTCGACACCCAGTTGGAGCTGGATGATTTTGGCCAAGGTTCCTATAGTCAGCCCACTTACACCGTGGAGGGAGAATTGCTCTGGCGACTCACCCGAGACCTACCTCAGCCCCAGCGGCAAGCCCTGACTAAACTGATCGAGGCCCTGACCCGCTTCGCCATGGTCTTCGGTGGCTTTGGCAAATCCTGGCGCCGGGCTGACCATCGTCTGGTTTACCCTGACTATTATGATCAGGGCTACAAACCGCTAATCGGTTGCCACTGGGAATGGCTGGGCAAGCGGTCCCAAGTGCGAGATGTGCGGGTGCGCAAGCTAGAAAAAGTAGGCGACTTCATTGCCGAAGTGCGCCAGGCGGCCAAGGAATGGATGCAGCTGCAGACCAGGACGCCCCAACTCGACACCCATGCCAACTGGCGAGAGGCCTGGCATCCAGACAAGGTGCAGGTGTGGGGACGCGAAACCGACGGACTGGAAGATTGTGAAGCGGTGCGATGGCTGCATGGCCCCTATCGAGAGGCGATTCCGTCGGTCGGCATTCCGGAAGGATCGATTTACCGCTCGTCTATTACCGGGCAGATGGGCAATGTCGGGCGGCTGTGGCACCGCATGTATCCCAAAGTACGACTGGTGAAGGATCCTGAGAACCCTAAGAAGCCCATGCCCTTGGTCACCCGGCAATATTTTGAGCTAGTCACCGTGTTTCCCGATGACTCAGTGGAATCGGAGCAGCTGCTAGGGTTTCTCAATGGCCAGCAAACATTATTCAAAAAGCTATGGCCGATGCCAAGACACTGA
- a CDS encoding RAMP superfamily CRISPR-associated protein: MYHRAYGIIETLAPLHVGASAGEETGNLNLIFRDQFTQTGIIPGSSIRGRFRADMRLRRQQHLEASLKAAGVDLPAATARKVSSPEDPKKRLPRLEWLEQEAEKQSISVPELVNENHWYGHHAVTGQEDGGTTEALVKFEYASLVWIPVFCPGQPVVWVSCPRLLRRYKQITGKPEPVLRPKAAADGQPKQYPVKLREHRDRLFFNLGFLDNLAETPDLSNWVPKDSQIQPDNLVVVDDQDISIIHDMALYRQTRTKLEDDVKKVENFFGFEALPEDSILIFPIAVKDSVPHYDRASDASADGSARWKPFKNRTLRELYFGGLESIGCGHCEVTLAGDYFGDTPDDADA, encoded by the coding sequence ATGTATCACAGAGCCTACGGCATCATCGAAACCCTGGCCCCGCTCCATGTGGGGGCCAGCGCCGGCGAAGAAACCGGTAACCTGAATCTGATCTTTCGCGACCAGTTCACCCAGACGGGAATTATCCCCGGCAGCTCCATTCGCGGTCGCTTTCGCGCCGATATGCGCCTGAGACGGCAACAGCACTTAGAAGCATCGTTGAAGGCAGCAGGCGTTGACCTTCCAGCAGCGACAGCCCGTAAAGTCAGCAGTCCGGAGGACCCAAAGAAACGGTTGCCCCGGCTGGAATGGCTAGAGCAGGAAGCCGAGAAGCAATCGATTTCAGTGCCTGAGCTGGTGAACGAAAATCACTGGTATGGTCATCATGCCGTCACCGGTCAGGAAGATGGCGGCACCACAGAGGCACTGGTTAAGTTTGAGTATGCGTCCCTGGTATGGATTCCAGTCTTTTGTCCAGGACAGCCGGTGGTCTGGGTGAGCTGTCCCCGACTATTGCGTCGCTACAAACAGATTACTGGCAAGCCTGAGCCAGTGCTTCGTCCCAAGGCAGCGGCTGATGGCCAACCAAAGCAATATCCGGTAAAGCTGCGGGAACACCGCGATCGCCTCTTCTTCAACTTAGGATTTCTGGATAATTTGGCGGAAACGCCTGACCTGTCTAACTGGGTTCCCAAAGACTCGCAGATCCAGCCTGACAACTTAGTGGTTGTGGATGATCAAGACATCAGCATCATTCATGACATGGCGCTCTATCGTCAAACCCGCACCAAGCTAGAAGACGATGTCAAAAAAGTAGAAAACTTCTTCGGGTTTGAAGCACTGCCCGAAGACAGTATCTTGATCTTTCCGATTGCTGTAAAAGACAGCGTTCCGCACTATGACAGAGCCTCGGACGCTTCCGCAGATGGCAGTGCCCGCTGGAAACCCTTTAAAAATCGCACCCTGCGAGAGCTGTACTTCGGGGGCTTGGAATCTATCGGTTGTGGTCACTGTGAAGTGACGCTGGCTGGCGACTATTTTGGCGATACGCCAGACGATGCAGACGCATAA